One Gammaproteobacteria bacterium DNA segment encodes these proteins:
- a CDS encoding monovalent cation/H+ antiporter subunit D: protein MSHLVIAPVLLPLLAAIGLLLARPLPLGVRRALSTAAVAGQVGLALMLVAATRDGGIMTYALGDWPAPFGIILVADALAAWMVATTTLLALAAVLYASRGDDGAGRHFHVLFQLQLFGLNGAFLTGDLFNLFVFFEILLLASYGLLLHGGGPLRTRAGLHFVVINLAGSTLFLFAVGTLYGVLGTLNMAHLAERMAGVAPDDAGLVQAAGLLLFGVFALKAALVPLYLWLPRAYAHTSAPVAALFAIMTKVGAYSILRLDTLIFGAAGGASAHLLAPWLLPLALATAVVGMLGVVASTALRRQVAYLVVASVGFLLTALGLGSAEGIAAGLYYLPHSTFAGAALFLLADSIATRRGALADRLVPGGTMIDPKLLGSLFLVAAVLIAGLPPLSGFVGKVLILQAALGHPALPWVMAVLLGTSLLAVIALARSGSVLFYRAEIAAVPEGRPARGGLGRELSPAVALLLLCGALVVWAGATHEHTHLMARQLLAPETYIEAVLGPPPGDAP from the coding sequence ATGAGCCACCTCGTCATCGCCCCGGTCCTGCTGCCCCTGCTGGCGGCCATCGGCCTGTTGCTGGCGCGCCCCCTGCCCCTCGGCGTGCGCCGGGCGCTAAGCACCGCCGCGGTGGCCGGCCAGGTGGGCCTGGCCCTGATGCTGGTGGCGGCCACCCGGGACGGTGGCATCATGACTTACGCCCTCGGCGACTGGCCGGCACCCTTCGGCATCATCCTGGTGGCGGACGCCCTGGCGGCCTGGATGGTGGCCACCACCACCCTGCTGGCCCTGGCCGCCGTGCTCTATGCCAGTCGCGGCGACGATGGGGCGGGGCGCCACTTTCATGTGCTGTTCCAGCTCCAGCTGTTCGGCCTCAACGGCGCCTTCCTCACCGGCGACCTGTTCAACCTGTTCGTGTTCTTCGAGATCCTGCTGCTGGCCTCCTACGGCCTGCTGCTCCACGGCGGCGGTCCCCTGCGCACCCGGGCCGGGCTGCATTTCGTGGTCATCAACCTGGCGGGCTCCACCCTGTTCCTGTTCGCCGTGGGTACCCTGTACGGCGTTCTCGGCACCCTCAACATGGCGCATCTGGCCGAGCGCATGGCCGGGGTGGCGCCCGACGACGCGGGACTCGTGCAGGCCGCCGGCCTGCTGTTGTTCGGCGTCTTCGCCCTCAAGGCCGCCCTGGTGCCCCTGTATCTGTGGCTGCCCCGGGCCTACGCCCACACCAGCGCCCCGGTGGCCGCCCTGTTCGCCATCATGACCAAGGTGGGGGCCTACAGCATCCTGCGCCTGGACACCCTGATATTCGGGGCCGCGGGGGGGGCCAGCGCCCATCTGCTCGCCCCCTGGCTGCTGCCCCTGGCCCTGGCCACCGCGGTGGTGGGCATGTTGGGCGTAGTGGCCAGCACCGCCTTGCGCCGCCAGGTGGCGTACCTGGTGGTGGCCTCGGTGGGGTTCCTGCTCACCGCCCTGGGGCTGGGCTCCGCGGAAGGCATCGCCGCCGGCCTCTATTACCTGCCCCATTCCACCTTCGCCGGTGCGGCCCTGTTCCTGCTGGCGGACAGCATCGCCACCCGTCGCGGGGCCCTGGCGGATCGCCTGGTGCCCGGGGGGACCATGATCGATCCCAAGCTGCTGGGGAGCCTGTTCCTGGTGGCCGCCGTGCTCATCGCCGGCCTGCCACCCCTGTCGGGCTTCGTGGGCAAGGTCCTCATCCTGCAGGCGGCCCTCGGCCACCCGGCCCTGCCGTGGGTGATGGCGGTGCTGCTGGGCACCAGCCTGCTGGCGGTCATCGCCCTGGCGCGCAGCGGCAGCGTGCTGTTTTACCGCGCGGAGATAGCCGCAGTGCCCGAGGGCCGGCCTGCCAGGGGGGGGCTGGGCCGGGAACTGAGCCCCGCCGTTGCCCTGCTGCTGCTGTGCGGGGCCCTGGTGGTATGGGCGGGGGCGACCCACGAGCACACCCATCTGATGGCACGACAACTACTGGCACCGGAGACCTACATCGAGGCCGTGTTGGGGCCGCCCCCGGGGGATGCACCATGA
- a CDS encoding Na+/H+ antiporter subunit C: protein MELLVAFIIGVLTACGVYLVLRRRSFPVVLGLTMLSYGVNLFLFAMGRLTIGRPAVIHPDAAGYADPLPQALVLTAIVISFAMTAFVIVLALKARAELGTDHVDGRGEP from the coding sequence ATGGAACTCCTGGTGGCCTTCATCATCGGCGTGCTCACGGCCTGTGGCGTCTACCTGGTGCTGCGGCGGCGCAGCTTCCCCGTGGTCCTGGGGCTCACCATGCTGTCCTACGGCGTCAACCTGTTCCTGTTCGCCATGGGGCGGCTCACCATCGGCCGGCCGGCCGTCATCCACCCGGACGCCGCGGGTTACGCAGACCCGTTGCCCCAGGCCCTGGTGCTCACCGCCATCGTCATCAGCTTCGCCATGACCGCCTTCGTCATCGTCCTCGCCCTCAAGGCGCGGGCCGAGCTGGGCACGGACCACGTGGACGGGAGGGGCGAGCCATGA
- a CDS encoding monovalent cation/H+ antiporter subunit A, with amino-acid sequence MLLLILTVFVGAPVAAWVARFGRIQSAWAAGLVTLAAVVQLITLMPAVFEGETLIHESAWMPRAGLTLAFRLDGLGLLFALLILGIGLLVILYARYYLAAGDCMGRFYAYLLLFMGAMLGIVLSENIIQLLVFWELTSLTSFLLISYWQERADARQGARMALAITGAGGLAMLGGFVLLGHIVGSYELSVILQSGDVIRAHPLYLPTLVLILLGAFTKSAQFPFHFWLPNAMSAPTPVSAYLHSATMVKAGVFLLARLFPALSGTPEWSALVGSAGLATFLVGAVFALFKHDLKGLLAYSTISHLGLITLLFGIGTPLAAVAGVFHIINHAIFKASLFMAAGIIDHETGSRDMRRINGLWKYMPHTGMLAMVAAAAMAGVPLLNGFLSKEMFFAEAVSASTHLRLGWLLPAAVTVAGVFAVAYSFRFIHDVFFNGEPVDLPKLPHEPPRWMKVPVEMLVALCLLVGILPALTVEPLLTIASAGMLNQPVPNFDLAIWHGFNIALAMSVVALVGGGLLYMKRQPLFELHDRFEHRLQAKVLFDHTIGGILKLAGAVTRALDTGSLQRLVAIFVAFAAVLGISGFVAGGGPLTGSRDLLPVDGISLLAAGGLAAAAVATVIMHRQRLVSLILIGVVGLVVSLVFVKFSAPDLALTQLSVEVVTIVLLLLALYFLPRRQQPDSRPGHRARDVVLSVVAGGGVAALAWAVLTRPYDSIADFFLANSLPGGGGSNVVNVILVDFRGYDTLGEITVLALAALGIFAMLEGLHLAGPTHDDDGRPWSPDMHPPVMASLTRLLLPLALLVSAFIFLRGHNQPGGGFIAGLITAVALIMQYLANGVAWTQSRLPANMHPVLALGLLVATLTGLASWLFGHPFLTSAFTHLHWPLVGDFEVASAMAFDFGVYLVVVGATLLILIHLGLMHSASHEASAGDEDYR; translated from the coding sequence GTGCTCCTCTTGATCCTTACCGTCTTCGTGGGCGCACCCGTCGCGGCCTGGGTGGCGCGCTTCGGGCGCATCCAGTCGGCATGGGCCGCAGGGCTGGTGACCCTGGCTGCGGTGGTCCAGCTCATCACCCTCATGCCGGCGGTCTTCGAGGGCGAGACCCTGATCCACGAGTCGGCGTGGATGCCCCGGGCCGGCCTCACCCTCGCCTTCCGGCTCGACGGCCTGGGGCTGCTGTTCGCCCTGCTTATCCTGGGCATCGGCCTGCTGGTGATCCTCTATGCCCGCTATTACCTGGCGGCCGGGGACTGCATGGGCCGGTTCTATGCCTACCTGCTGCTGTTCATGGGCGCGATGCTCGGCATCGTGCTGTCGGAGAACATCATCCAGTTGCTGGTGTTCTGGGAACTCACCAGCCTCACCTCGTTCCTGCTCATCAGCTACTGGCAGGAGCGTGCCGATGCCCGCCAGGGCGCGCGCATGGCCCTGGCCATCACCGGGGCCGGCGGGCTGGCCATGCTGGGCGGCTTCGTGCTGCTGGGGCATATCGTGGGCAGCTACGAGCTGTCGGTGATCCTGCAATCCGGCGACGTCATCCGCGCCCACCCCCTGTACCTGCCGACCCTGGTGCTGATCCTGCTGGGCGCCTTCACCAAGTCGGCCCAGTTCCCGTTTCATTTCTGGCTGCCCAATGCCATGTCCGCCCCCACCCCGGTGTCGGCCTACCTGCATTCCGCCACCATGGTCAAGGCCGGGGTGTTCCTGCTGGCGCGCCTCTTTCCCGCCCTTTCCGGCACCCCCGAGTGGTCGGCCCTGGTGGGCAGCGCGGGGCTCGCCACCTTCCTGGTGGGCGCCGTTTTCGCCCTCTTCAAGCATGACCTGAAGGGCCTGCTGGCCTATTCCACCATCAGCCACCTGGGGCTCATCACTCTGCTGTTCGGCATCGGCACCCCCCTGGCGGCGGTGGCCGGGGTGTTCCATATCATCAACCACGCCATTTTCAAGGCGTCCCTGTTCATGGCCGCGGGCATCATCGACCACGAGACCGGCAGCCGCGACATGCGCCGGATCAACGGCCTGTGGAAATACATGCCCCACACCGGCATGCTGGCCATGGTGGCGGCCGCGGCCATGGCCGGCGTACCCCTGCTCAACGGGTTTCTGTCCAAGGAGATGTTTTTCGCCGAGGCGGTGAGCGCGTCCACCCACCTGCGCCTGGGCTGGCTGCTGCCGGCGGCGGTGACGGTGGCCGGGGTGTTCGCGGTGGCCTACTCCTTCCGCTTCATCCATGACGTGTTCTTCAACGGCGAGCCCGTGGACCTGCCCAAGTTGCCCCACGAGCCGCCGCGCTGGATGAAGGTGCCGGTGGAGATGCTGGTGGCGCTGTGCCTGCTGGTGGGGATCCTGCCTGCCTTGACCGTGGAACCGCTGTTGACCATCGCCTCCGCCGGCATGCTCAACCAGCCGGTGCCCAACTTCGACCTCGCCATCTGGCACGGATTCAACATCGCCCTGGCCATGAGCGTGGTGGCCCTGGTGGGAGGCGGGCTGCTTTACATGAAACGCCAACCCCTGTTCGAGCTCCATGACCGCTTCGAGCATCGTTTGCAAGCCAAGGTCCTGTTCGACCACACCATCGGCGGCATCCTGAAGTTGGCGGGGGCGGTCACCCGGGCCCTCGACACCGGTTCACTGCAGCGCCTGGTGGCCATATTCGTGGCCTTCGCCGCCGTGCTCGGCATCAGTGGCTTCGTCGCCGGCGGCGGCCCCCTGACGGGCAGTCGCGACCTGCTGCCCGTGGACGGCATCAGTCTGCTGGCCGCCGGCGGCCTGGCGGCGGCGGCCGTGGCCACCGTGATCATGCATCGCCAACGCCTGGTCTCCCTCATCCTCATCGGCGTGGTGGGGCTGGTGGTATCCCTGGTGTTCGTCAAGTTCTCGGCCCCGGACCTGGCCCTGACCCAGCTGTCCGTGGAGGTGGTCACCATCGTGCTGCTGCTACTGGCGTTGTATTTCCTGCCGCGGCGACAACAGCCGGATTCACGGCCCGGCCATCGCGCCCGCGACGTGGTGCTGTCCGTGGTGGCCGGCGGCGGCGTGGCCGCCCTCGCCTGGGCGGTGCTGACCCGGCCCTACGACAGCATCGCCGACTTCTTCCTCGCCAACAGCCTGCCCGGGGGGGGTGGCAGCAACGTAGTAAACGTCATCCTGGTGGACTTCCGCGGCTACGATACCCTGGGGGAGATCACCGTGCTGGCCCTGGCCGCCCTCGGGATCTTCGCCATGCTCGAGGGGCTTCACCTCGCGGGGCCGACCCACGACGACGACGGCCGCCCCTGGAGCCCGGACATGCACCCGCCGGTGATGGCCTCCCTCACCCGGCTGTTGCTGCCCCTCGCCCTGCTGGTATCCGCCTTCATCTTCCTGCGCGGGCACAACCAGCCGGGGGGCGGCTTCATCGCCGGCCTCATCACCGCCGTGGCCCTCATCATGCAATACCTGGCCAACGGCGTGGCCTGGACCCAGTCCCGCCTGCCCGCCAACATGCACCCGGTGCTGGCCCTGGGGCTGCTGGTGGCCACCCTCACGGGGCTGGCCAGCTGGCTGTTCGGACACCCCTTCCTGACCTCGGCCTTCACCCATCTGCACTGGCCCCTGGTGGGCGACTTCGAAGTGGCCTCGGCCATGGCCTTCGATTTCGGGGTCTACCTGGTGGTGGTGGGCGCCACCCTGCTCATCCTCATCCATCTCGGGCTCATGCACAGCGCCAGCCACGAGGCGTCCGCCGGCGACGAGGACTACCGCTGA
- the selD gene encoding selenide, water dikinase SelD, whose translation MKQDNSPVVKDLVLVGGGHSHVAVLRRFGMRPVPGLRITLVARDVHTPYSGMLPGFVAGHYGYDDCHIDLRPLAQFAGARLFHGEVEGLDLEERTVRVGNRPPVPYDLLSINTGSRPRVHDVPGAAEHATPVKPIDSFLTRWQAMVDRVLASHGDYRIVLVGGGAGGVELALAAQYRLRHLLAARGDRPERLHFSLLTQGPDILPSHNAGVRSRFERVLKERGIEVYTDHQVTEVVPGQVRAAGRQPVAADDVLWVTTAAAAPWPGAAGLAVDDEGFIRVDAHLQSVSHPGVFAVGDVAALPDPRPKSGVFAVRQGPVLADNLSRAATGRPLRRYRPQRHFLGLISTGDKYAVASRGRWSLEGAWLWRAKDWIDRRFMARFNELPAMDEDDGGPDLAHGIADADAIRELSTIAMRCGGCGAKVGSTVLTRVMQRLAAGSRGDVIVGLDSPDDAAVLEVPPGKVMVQSVDYFRAFIDDPYLFGQIAANHALGDLFAMGAEPQSALAIATVPYGRERIVEQTLHDIMQGALKVLGSCGAVLAGGHSSEGAELAFGLTVNGLADPAVMWRKGGLRAGDALVLTKPIGTGTLFAADMRQQAKGRWIHGAIDTMLLTNHAAADCLRRHGTSACTDVTGFGLLGHLVEMTRASGVDARLQLAAVPVLDGAAETVAAGILSSLQPQNLRLRRAIRDLEAAARHPLFPLLFDPQTAGGLLAGVPGGQADDCVAELRTLGYPEAAVIGHIEATGEAAEPIRVDTALDAAPARRREAA comes from the coding sequence ATGAAGCAAGACAACTCCCCCGTCGTAAAAGACCTGGTGCTGGTGGGCGGCGGCCATTCCCACGTCGCGGTGCTGCGGCGCTTCGGCATGAGGCCGGTGCCGGGCCTGCGCATCACCCTGGTGGCGCGGGACGTCCACACCCCCTATTCGGGCATGCTGCCGGGCTTCGTGGCCGGTCACTACGGCTATGACGACTGCCACATCGATCTGCGGCCCCTGGCCCAGTTCGCCGGGGCACGCCTGTTCCACGGCGAGGTGGAGGGCCTGGACCTGGAAGAACGCACGGTGCGGGTGGGCAACCGCCCGCCGGTGCCCTACGACCTGCTGTCCATCAACACCGGCTCGCGACCGCGGGTCCACGACGTACCCGGCGCTGCCGAACATGCCACCCCCGTGAAACCCATCGACAGTTTCCTCACGCGCTGGCAGGCCATGGTGGACCGCGTGCTGGCGAGCCACGGCGACTACCGTATCGTGCTGGTGGGCGGCGGCGCCGGCGGCGTGGAACTGGCCCTCGCCGCCCAGTACCGCCTGCGCCACCTGCTGGCGGCGCGCGGCGACCGGCCCGAGCGCCTGCATTTCAGCCTGCTGACCCAGGGCCCCGACATCCTGCCCTCCCACAACGCGGGGGTGCGCTCCCGCTTCGAGCGGGTGCTGAAGGAACGGGGCATCGAGGTGTACACGGATCACCAGGTGACGGAGGTCGTCCCCGGGCAGGTACGGGCGGCAGGCCGGCAGCCGGTGGCGGCGGACGACGTGCTGTGGGTCACCACCGCCGCCGCCGCCCCGTGGCCCGGCGCGGCCGGGCTGGCGGTGGACGACGAAGGCTTCATCCGCGTGGACGCGCACCTCCAGTCGGTGTCCCATCCCGGCGTGTTCGCCGTCGGCGACGTGGCCGCCCTGCCGGACCCGCGGCCCAAGTCAGGGGTGTTCGCGGTGCGCCAGGGGCCGGTGCTGGCGGACAACCTGAGCCGCGCCGCCACCGGCCGCCCCCTGCGCCGCTACCGGCCCCAGCGCCATTTTCTCGGCCTCATCAGCACGGGCGACAAGTATGCCGTGGCCTCCCGCGGCCGCTGGTCCCTGGAGGGTGCCTGGCTGTGGCGCGCCAAGGACTGGATCGATCGCCGCTTCATGGCCCGCTTCAACGAGCTGCCCGCCATGGACGAGGACGACGGCGGGCCGGACCTGGCCCACGGCATCGCCGATGCGGATGCCATCCGCGAACTCTCCACCATCGCCATGCGCTGCGGCGGCTGTGGGGCCAAGGTGGGCAGCACGGTGCTCACCCGGGTCATGCAACGCCTCGCCGCCGGCAGCCGCGGCGACGTCATCGTGGGCCTCGACAGCCCCGACGACGCGGCGGTGCTGGAGGTGCCGCCGGGCAAGGTGATGGTGCAGAGCGTCGACTACTTCCGGGCCTTCATCGACGACCCCTACCTGTTCGGCCAGATCGCCGCCAACCATGCCCTGGGGGACCTCTTCGCCATGGGCGCCGAGCCCCAGTCGGCCCTGGCCATCGCCACCGTGCCCTACGGCCGGGAGCGCATCGTCGAGCAGACCCTCCACGACATAATGCAGGGGGCCCTGAAGGTGCTGGGCTCCTGCGGCGCGGTGCTCGCCGGGGGGCATTCCAGCGAGGGCGCGGAGCTGGCCTTCGGGCTCACGGTGAACGGCCTCGCCGACCCCGCCGTGATGTGGCGCAAGGGGGGGCTGCGAGCGGGAGACGCCCTGGTGCTCACCAAGCCCATCGGCACCGGCACCCTGTTCGCCGCCGACATGCGCCAGCAGGCCAAGGGGCGCTGGATCCACGGCGCCATCGACACCATGCTCCTCACCAACCACGCCGCCGCCGACTGCCTGCGACGCCACGGCACCAGCGCCTGCACCGACGTCACCGGCTTCGGTCTGCTGGGGCACCTGGTGGAGATGACCCGCGCCTCCGGCGTAGATGCCCGGCTGCAACTGGCGGCCGTGCCCGTGCTGGACGGCGCCGCCGAGACGGTGGCGGCGGGGATCCTGTCCTCCCTGCAGCCCCAGAACCTGCGCCTGCGGCGGGCCATCCGGGACTTGGAGGCGGCGGCACGCCACCCCCTGTTCCCCCTGCTCTTCGACCCCCAGACGGCGGGTGGACTGCTGGCGGGGGTGCCCGGCGGCCAGGCGGATGATTGCGTCGCCGAGCTGCGGACCCTGGGCTACCCCGAGGCCGCCGTCATCGGCCATATCGAGGCCACCGGGGAGGCCGCCGAGCCCATCCGCGTGGACACCGCCCTGGATGCGGCGCCGGCCAGGCGCCGGGAAGCGGCCTGA
- the senA gene encoding selenoneine synthase SenA, whose translation MTQTAVPTAPQALVEQMRDARRRTLILIAGLDEHQLMGPRLPTVNPLRWEVAHAAFFYEYWVLRQHYGEAPGRPDVDALYDSITIAHDDRWDLPLPAMADTLAYMAGVLERVEDHLASGPDPHRDYLAQYAVFHEDMHTEAFTYTRQTLEYPPPAIATPPDPAWRAGPLAGDAAIPGGEFLLGARPQDGFCFDNEKWAHPRKVAPFRIARAAVSNGEYAAFVDAGGYDTPDYWDDEGWTWRSAGGLHQPRYWRRRAADWEQRHFQTWRPLAVDAALIHVSWYEARAYCRWAGRRLPTELEWEVAAAAQPSADGTTLASLKRRYPWGDAPPDAGRANLDGGALGTIDVGALAAGDSAFGCRQMLGNVWEWTDTVFEPYPGFEPDMYQDYSQPLFGTTRLLRGGAWASRARLIRNTWRNYYGPDRNDVFAGFRTCAL comes from the coding sequence ATGACCCAGACCGCCGTCCCCACCGCCCCACAAGCCCTCGTCGAGCAGATGCGGGACGCCCGCCGGCGCACCCTGATCCTCATCGCCGGGCTGGACGAACACCAGCTCATGGGCCCGCGCCTGCCCACCGTCAACCCGCTGCGCTGGGAGGTCGCCCACGCCGCCTTCTTCTACGAATACTGGGTGTTGCGCCAGCACTACGGCGAAGCCCCGGGGCGCCCGGACGTGGATGCCCTCTACGACTCCATCACCATCGCCCACGACGACCGCTGGGACCTGCCCCTGCCGGCCATGGCCGACACCCTGGCCTACATGGCGGGCGTGCTGGAGCGCGTCGAGGACCACCTGGCGTCGGGCCCGGACCCGCACCGCGACTACCTGGCTCAGTACGCGGTATTCCACGAGGACATGCATACCGAGGCCTTCACCTATACCCGCCAGACCCTGGAATACCCGCCCCCCGCCATCGCCACGCCCCCCGATCCCGCCTGGCGGGCGGGCCCCCTGGCGGGCGATGCCGCCATACCCGGCGGGGAGTTCCTGCTGGGCGCTCGACCGCAGGACGGGTTCTGCTTCGACAACGAGAAATGGGCCCACCCCCGCAAGGTGGCGCCCTTTCGTATCGCCCGCGCCGCCGTGTCCAACGGCGAGTATGCCGCCTTCGTGGATGCCGGCGGTTACGACACGCCCGACTACTGGGACGACGAGGGCTGGACCTGGCGCAGCGCCGGTGGCCTGCACCAACCCCGCTACTGGCGCCGCAGGGCCGCCGACTGGGAGCAGCGGCACTTCCAGACATGGCGACCCCTGGCCGTGGACGCCGCGCTGATCCACGTGAGCTGGTACGAGGCCCGGGCCTATTGCCGCTGGGCCGGGCGGCGCCTGCCCACCGAGCTGGAATGGGAGGTGGCCGCCGCCGCCCAACCGTCCGCCGACGGCACCACCCTGGCCTCCCTGAAGCGCCGCTACCCCTGGGGCGATGCCCCCCCCGACGCCGGCCGCGCCAACCTCGACGGCGGGGCCCTGGGCACCATCGACGTGGGGGCCCTGGCGGCGGGGGACAGCGCCTTTGGTTGCCGCCAGATGCTGGGCAACGTCTGGGAGTGGACCGACACGGTATTCGAGCCCTACCCCGGCTTCGAGCCGGACATGTACCAGGACTATTCCCAGCCCCTGTTCGGCACCACCCGGCTGCTCAGGGGCGGCGCCTGGGCCAGCCGGGCGCGGCTCATCCGCAACACCTGGCGCAACTACTATGGCCCCGACCGCAACGACGTGTTCGCGGGCTTTCGTACCTGCGCCCTGTGA
- the senB gene encoding selenoneine biosynthesis selenosugar synthase SenB: protein MNIRLITPAPPRSRAGNRATAARWATILRGLGHRVKVSLDYGGEPADMMVALHAWRSAAAIAAFAGRYPERPLVVSLTGTDAYRFIHSHPRETLRSIELAHRLVGLHDLIADTVPPEHRAKVRVIHQSARPLAARDPARRHFRVVVAGHLREEKDPLRPAMAVRCLPRESRIRVDHYGKAHTPEWGEAARAEMADNPRYRWHGEIPHHRLRQVFRRAHLMVLPSRMEGGANVISEAVVAGLPVVASRIAGSVGLLGEDYLGYYPVEDADALGAVLLRAEAEPAFYRDLERQCAARRGLFTPEAERAGWVRLLAELEA from the coding sequence ATGAACATTCGCCTTATAACCCCGGCACCACCAAGGTCTAGGGCCGGCAACCGCGCCACTGCCGCCCGCTGGGCGACCATCCTGCGGGGGTTGGGTCATCGTGTGAAGGTGTCCCTGGACTACGGCGGCGAGCCCGCCGACATGATGGTGGCCCTCCATGCCTGGCGCAGCGCCGCGGCCATCGCGGCCTTCGCCGGCCGCTACCCGGAGCGGCCCCTGGTGGTCTCCCTCACGGGTACCGATGCCTACCGCTTCATCCACAGCCATCCCCGGGAGACCCTGCGCTCCATCGAGCTGGCCCACCGCCTGGTGGGGCTCCACGACCTCATCGCCGACACCGTGCCGCCGGAGCATCGCGCCAAGGTGCGGGTGATCCACCAGTCGGCGCGGCCCCTGGCGGCCCGGGACCCCGCGAGACGCCATTTCCGGGTGGTGGTGGCGGGGCACCTGCGGGAGGAGAAGGACCCCCTGCGCCCGGCCATGGCGGTGCGGTGCCTGCCGCGGGAGAGCCGCATACGGGTCGACCATTACGGCAAGGCCCATACTCCGGAGTGGGGCGAGGCGGCGCGTGCCGAGATGGCGGACAATCCCCGCTACCGCTGGCACGGGGAGATCCCCCACCACCGGTTGCGCCAGGTGTTCCGGCGCGCCCATCTGATGGTGCTGCCGTCGCGCATGGAAGGCGGGGCGAACGTGATCTCCGAGGCGGTAGTGGCGGGCCTGCCGGTGGTGGCATCCCGCATCGCCGGCTCGGTGGGGCTGCTGGGGGAGGATTACCTCGGCTACTATCCCGTGGAAGACGCCGATGCCCTGGGCGCGGTGTTGTTGCGGGCGGAGGCGGAGCCGGCCTTCTACCGGGACCTGGAGCGGCAGTGCGCCGCCCGCCGCGGGCTCTTCACTCCCGAGGCCGAGCGGGCGGGGTGGGTGAGGCTGCTGGCGGAGCTGGAGGCCTAG